TTGTCTCCTGTGTTTACCCGTTAGAGCGTCCCTGTGAGGTTTACACAGACAGTGAAAGGATAAAAGAGGAACGCTCAGTTATTCTGATGCTGCTCAAAACAAGGGCGCCTGCCAGCTCTGAAATACAGGCGATGTGTGACAAGTACGGCGCCTTTGAAACATCAAGACTGAAACCTGTGGATGGTGAAAAGTGTATTTTATGCGGGCTTTGTACAAAAGCCTGTGATGCCCTTGGCACTGGCGCGATCTCAACCATTAACCGTGGAGTCACTAAAAAAGTTGCGACACCCTACGAAAATCCTTCGGTTGATTGCATAGGCTGCACAAGCTGTGCTCAGGTTTGCCCTACCGGCGCAATTGAATGGTCTGAAGATGGCGAAACAAGGACGATTTGGGGAAAAAATTTTGCATTGGCAAAATGCGAATCTTGTGGTAGTATTATAAGTACAGAAGCTGAGCTTCGTTTTGCGGGAGAAAGGGCAGGTGTGGAGACCAATTCCCTTTGTGAGAGCTGCCGTAAGAAGAGCATGGCTGATGTGCTTGCCCATACATATGGGATTGAGTAGGAGATCTTAACCAGAAAAGCCTTCGGTACCAAGGTGCCGGGGGCTTTTCTGTCGCATGCTTTTTAAAATTTTAATGAATTAATTTTTGGGGTATGTTATACTGTGCACATTATGTAATAGAGAAGGAAGCAGCATGGATTATTTTTACGAACATTACTTTGCACCACAGAACGTTGAGCCGCACAATCGCATTTTTTCACCGGAGCATCTTATCCTGTCATCATTGCTGATGATTTTTATCGTGACCGTTATGGTCATACAGACCAAAAAACATGACCGGCGCTTCAGCCAGAAGCTGATCCGGGTTCTCGCCGCCGTTATGCTGGCCCTGGAGATTTTCAGAATCAGCTGGAGAACCTGCTATTTTGGTTTTGACCTCAGGAATATCCGCTTTGACTGGTGTAACCAGGTGTGTATCGCCCTGCCGCTGATCGTATTGTTTAAGCGGGAGAAGGCTTACCCTTACATTGACGTTTTGGCTGTGATGGGCGGGCTCATGGTACTTATCTACCCATTGTGGGTTTTCTATGATTATGGCGGTATTCACACTATGGCAGTACAGAGCATGGTGTCTC
The DNA window shown above is from Eubacterium limosum and carries:
- a CDS encoding 4Fe-4S dicluster domain-containing protein, which produces MEISINGKECTCEKGEFLLEVAKRNGFDIPTLCHHPGLAEQGCCRVCIVEVVENGRSKVVVSCVYPLERPCEVYTDSERIKEERSVILMLLKTRAPASSEIQAMCDKYGAFETSRLKPVDGEKCILCGLCTKACDALGTGAISTINRGVTKKVATPYENPSVDCIGCTSCAQVCPTGAIEWSEDGETRTIWGKNFALAKCESCGSIISTEAELRFAGERAGVETNSLCESCRKKSMADVLAHTYGIE
- a CDS encoding YwaF family protein: MDYFYEHYFAPQNVEPHNRIFSPEHLILSSLLMIFIVTVMVIQTKKHDRRFSQKLIRVLAAVMLALEIFRISWRTCYFGFDLRNIRFDWCNQVCIALPLIVLFKREKAYPYIDVLAVMGGLMVLIYPLWVFYDYGGIHTMAVQSMVSHGLMVLIALTMPFAADYRPEVRRAWKPMIGLGIIAVIAFIMSHALNENYLLMLGAHGVPVIDQIPYPWYWLLVAPALIGLVTLVTKGLSLLDNRLLGKVQPDTAPNALKNEKI